One Paenibacillus sp. FSL H7-0737 DNA segment encodes these proteins:
- a CDS encoding copper amine oxidase N-terminal domain-containing protein has protein sequence MNHIKESLQRLGRIRAYVIGLLVIMFAAGSAVTPTSVSAAVQLGTQVMPLSYGGYYVLFPGKLAPYFKSGKLMVPIRAFSSAIGADLLYDALTNSVTVSLLDRSVGKIKAGQLEAEFNGETEDSLGIAPEIKDGILFVPASPILEGLKTFRWETQFNNVNKLTLGIGARKGEEWAKPEADRALTPYPVETTAHPYPLYPFKLTQTQSGKEYRLTLGVQNTSGFVIPKGNAELELVSVDSKGNSYYQTLKGPDSLTSKAALLSFSVSIPTEAEYVIFRSRTLRAE, from the coding sequence ATGAATCACATTAAGGAGTCCTTACAACGATTAGGGAGAATAAGAGCTTATGTCATAGGTCTGTTGGTAATTATGTTCGCCGCGGGTTCCGCGGTTACACCTACATCGGTGTCGGCGGCTGTTCAGTTAGGGACTCAGGTAATGCCACTGTCATATGGGGGGTATTACGTCCTTTTTCCAGGTAAACTCGCTCCTTATTTTAAATCAGGTAAATTAATGGTGCCGATTCGGGCTTTCTCGAGTGCGATTGGTGCGGATTTGCTCTATGACGCATTAACGAACAGCGTTACAGTTTCACTACTGGATCGCTCTGTAGGGAAGATTAAAGCAGGGCAGCTAGAGGCAGAATTTAATGGGGAGACAGAAGATTCATTAGGGATCGCCCCAGAGATCAAGGATGGAATCCTGTTTGTTCCAGCATCCCCTATTCTAGAGGGGTTAAAGACATTTCGCTGGGAAACTCAGTTCAATAACGTGAATAAATTAACCCTTGGCATTGGCGCCAGAAAAGGGGAGGAATGGGCAAAGCCTGAGGCTGATCGAGCGCTTACCCCTTACCCAGTGGAAACAACAGCACATCCATATCCGTTATATCCGTTTAAGCTAACACAGACTCAATCTGGGAAAGAATACAGACTAACCTTAGGCGTGCAAAATACCTCTGGTTTTGTCATCCCTAAAGGGAATGCGGAACTGGAGCTGGTGAGTGTGGACAGTAAAGGGAACTCTTACTACCAAACGTTAAAAGGACCTGACTCTTTAACCTCCAAGGCGGCATTATTATCATTTTCCGTTTCCATTCCTACAGAGGCTGAATACGTCATTTTCAGATCACGTACATTGAGAGCGGAATAA